The Punica granatum isolate Tunisia-2019 chromosome 4, ASM765513v2, whole genome shotgun sequence genome has a window encoding:
- the LOC116202675 gene encoding immune-associated nucleotide-binding protein 9-like, with protein sequence MMAGIAIDDDWGLTSSYAGVRTLVLVGRTGNGKSATGNTILGRRAFKSRASSSGVTSTCQLQQTVLPDGQIVNVIDTPGLFDSSAGIGDVGKEIVRCIDLAKEGIHAVVLVFSVRTRFSEEEEAAFHALRTLFGNKIVNYMIAVFTGGDELEDNDETLEDYLGRECPQPLKDVLALCGNRHVLFDNKTKDQDKKIAQVRELFSLVDAVISQNGGKPFSDEIFAEMRKGAKKLQEQQEAVGSLRGYNQGQILKFKEEIQKSYDEQLKRISEMIETKLRVEVKRLEQKLAEEQAARVRTEEQAQLAQAKSNDEIHDLRERLHRAERVRRLPIPLPIPLPLPLPPPCPIL encoded by the exons ATGATGGCTGGGATTGCAATAGATGATGATTGGGGGCTCACTTCCTCTTATGCTGGTGTTCGGACGCTGGTTCTAGTGGGCAGGACAGGTAATGGTAAAAGTGCCACAGGGAACACTATTCTTGGGAGGAGGGCTTTCAAGTCGAGGGCTAGCTCGTCGGGGGTGACAAGCACCTGCCAGTTGCAGCAAACTGTCCTGCCTGATGGCCAGATTGTCAATGTAATTGACACTCCCG GGCTTTTCGATAGTTCTGCTGGAATCGGCGATGTTGGAAAAGAAATTGTCAGGTGTATCGATCTGGCCAAGGAAGGGATCCATGCTGTGGTTTTGGTCTTTTCTGTTAGGACCCGCTTTtcggaggaggaagaagctgCCTTCCATGCCCTGAGGACTTTGTTTGGAAACAAGATAGTCAACTACATGATTGCTGTGTTCACTGGTGGGGATGAACTTGAAGATAATGATGAAACTCTGGAAGATTACTTGGGTCGTGAGTGCCCACAGCCTTTGAAG GATGTTCTTGCTCTCTGCGGGAACCGGCACGTTCTTTTCGATAATAAGACGAAGGATCAGGACAAGAAAATAGCCCAAGTTCGGGAGCTATTTTCCCTTGTCGATGCAGTGATAAGCCAGAATGGCGGAAAACCTTTTTCAGATGAGATATTTGCCGAAATGAGG AAAGGAGCAAAGAAGCTCCAGGAGCAACAGGAAGCGGTTGGCTCTCTCAGAGGTTACAACCAAGGACAGATACTGAAGTTTAAGGAAGAGATCCAAAAATCTTATGATGAGCAGCTGAAGCGAATTTCTGAGATG ATTGAAACCAAGCTGAGAGTGGAGGTCAAGAGGCTCGAGCAGAAGTTGGCAGAGGAGCAGGCCGCTCGTGTGAGGACTGAAGAGCAAGCACAGTTGGCTCAGGCGAAGTCAAATGACGAGATTCATGATCTCAGGGAGAGGCTGCATAGAGCCGAGAGGGTCCGTCGGCTGCCCATACCGCTGCCCATACCGCTGCCCTTACCGCTGCCCCCACCATGCCCCATTCTATAA
- the LOC116204139 gene encoding agamous-like MADS-box protein AGL11, producing the protein MTTDYHIVLGYGCIKTTIERYKKASSDSWNTTSVTEINAQYYQQESAKLRQQIQMLHLMGDSLSALSVKELKQLENRLERGITRIRSKKHEMLLAEIEYSQKKEIEMENETVYLCTKIAEIERMEHVNMVMGQEMNAIQVLASCNFFPPNMLEGGNSYSHPDKKLHLGYESIILCILV; encoded by the exons ATGACGACAGATTATCATATCGTACTGGGATATGGATG CATCAAGACAACTATAGAGAGGTATAAGAAGGCTAGCTCAGACAGTTGGAACACGACTTCTGTTACAGAGATCAATGCTCAG TATTATCAACAAGAATCAGCCAAGCTGAGGCAGCAGATACAGATGCT GCATTTGATGGGAGATTCTTTGAGTGCCCTTTCCGTGAAGGAACTGAAGCAGCTCGAGAACAGGCTCGAGCGCGGAATCACCAGAATTAGGTCCAAGAAG CATGAAATGCTGCTTGCTGAGATTGAGTACTCGCAGAAAAAG GAGATTGAGATGGAAAATGAAACTGTGTACCTTTGCACCAAG ATAGCTGAGATAGAGAGGATGGAACACGTGAATATGGTTATGGGCCAGGAGATGAATGCGATTCAGGTGTTGGCTTCCTGCAATTTCTTCCCTCCCAATATGTTGGAGGGTGGAAATTCCTACTCTCATCCCGATAAGAAACTCCATCTCGGGTATGAATCAATAATTCTATGCATACTAGTCTAG
- the LOC116204140 gene encoding agamous-like MADS-box protein AGL11, with the protein MTADYHIVLGYGCIKTTIERYKKASSDSWNTTSVTEINAQYYQQESAKLRQQIQMLHLMGDSLSALSVKELKQLENRLERGITRIRSKKHEMLLAEIEYSQKKEIEMENETVYLCTKIAEIERMEHVNMVMGQEMNAIQVLASCNFFPPNMLEGGNSYSHPDKKLHLGYESIILCILV; encoded by the exons ATGACGGCAGATTATCATATCGTACTGGGATATGGATG CATCAAGACAACTATAGAGAGGTATAAGAAGGCTAGCTCAGACAGTTGGAACACGACTTCTGTTACAGAGATCAATGCTCAG TATTATCAACAAGAATCAGCCAAGCTGAGGCAGCAGATACAGATGCT GCATTTGATGGGAGATTCTTTGAGTGCCCTTTCCGTGAAGGAACTGAAGCAGCTCGAGAACAGGCTCGAGCGCGGAATCACCAGAATTAGGTCCAAGAAG CATGAAATGCTGCTTGCTGAGATTGAGTACTCGCAGAAAAAG GAGATTGAGATGGAAAATGAAACTGTGTACCTTTGCACCAAG ATAGCTGAGATAGAGAGGATGGAACACGTGAATATGGTTATGGGCCAGGAGATGAATGCGATTCAGGTGTTGGCTTCCTGCAATTTCTTCCCTCCCAATATGTTGGAGGGTGGAAATTCCTACTCTCATCCCGATAAGAAACTCCATCTCGGGTATGAATCAATAATTCTATGCATACTAGTCTAG
- the LOC116205679 gene encoding immune-associated nucleotide-binding protein 9-like isoform X1, which yields MMAGIAIDDDWGLTSSYAGVRTLVLVGRTGNGKSATGNTILGRRAFKSRASSSGVTSTCQLQQTVLPDGQIVNVIDTPGLFDSSAGIGDVGKEIVRCIDLAKEGIHAVVLVFSVRTRFSEEEEAAFHALRTLFGNKIVNYMIAVFTGGDELEDNDETLEDYLGRECPQPLKDVLALCGNRHVLFDNKTKDQDKKIAQVRELFSLVDAVISQNGGKPFSDEIFAEMRKGAKKLQEQQEAVGSLRGYNQGQILKFKEEIQKSYDEQLKRISEMIETKLRVEVKRLEQKLAEEQAARVRTEEQAQLAQAKSNDEIHDLRERLHRAERVRRLPIPLPIPLPPPCPIL from the exons ATGATGGCTGGGATTGCAATAGATGATGATTGGGGGCTCACTTCCTCTTATGCTGGTGTTCGGACGCTGGTTCTAGTGGGCAGGACAGGTAATGGTAAAAGTGCCACAGGGAACACTATTCTTGGGAGGAGGGCTTTCAAGTCGAGGGCTAGCTCGTCGGGGGTGACAAGCACCTGCCAGTTGCAGCAAACTGTCCTGCCTGATGGCCAGATTGTCAATGTAATTGACACTCCCG GGCTTTTCGATAGTTCTGCTGGAATCGGCGATGTTGGAAAAGAAATTGTCAGGTGTATCGATCTGGCCAAGGAAGGGATCCATGCTGTGGTTTTGGTCTTTTCTGTTAGGACCCGCTTTtcggaggaggaagaagctgCCTTCCATGCCCTGAGGACTTTGTTTGGAAACAAGATAGTCAACTACATGATTGCTGTGTTCACTGGTGGGGATGAACTTGAAGATAATGATGAAACTCTGGAAGATTACTTGGGTCGTGAGTGCCCACAGCCTTTGAAG GATGTTCTTGCTCTCTGCGGGAACCGGCACGTTCTTTTCGATAATAAGACGAAGGATCAGGACAAGAAAATAGCCCAAGTTCGGGAGCTATTTTCCCTTGTCGATGCAGTGATAAGCCAGAATGGCGGAAAACCTTTTTCAGATGAGATATTTGCCGAAATGAGG AAAGGAGCAAAGAAGCTCCAGGAGCAACAGGAAGCGGTTGGCTCTCTCAGAGGTTACAACCAAGGACAGATACTGAAGTTTAAGGAAGAGATCCAAAAATCTTATGATGAGCAGCTGAAGCGAATTTCTGAGATG ATTGAAACCAAGCTGAGAGTGGAGGTCAAGAGGCTCGAGCAGAAGTTGGCAGAGGAGCAGGCCGCTCGTGTGAGGACTGAAGAGCAAGCACAGTTGGCTCAGGCGAAGTCAAATGACGAGATTCATGATCTCAGGGAGAGGCTGCATAGAGCCGAGAGGGTCCGTCGGCTGCCCATACCGCTGCCCATACCGCTGCCCCCACCATGCCCCATTCTATAA
- the LOC116202659 gene encoding agamous-like MADS-box protein AGL11 produces MQESATASSTPVTLSCESIKTTIERYKKASSDSWNTTSVTEINAQYYQQESAKLRQQIQMLHLMGDSLSALSVKELKQLENRLERGITRIRSKKHEMLLAEIEYSQKKEIEMENETVYLCTKIAEIERMEHVNMVMGQEMNAIQVLASCNFFPPNMLEGGNSYSHPDKKLHLGYESIILCILV; encoded by the exons atgcaagagtccgccaccgcgagttCAACCCCGGTGACATTGTCCTGCGAAAG CATCAAGACAACTATAGAGAGGTATAAGAAGGCTAGCTCAGACAGTTGGAACACGACTTCTGTTACAGAGATCAATGCTCAG TATTATCAACAAGAATCAGCCAAGCTGAGGCAGCAGATACAGATGCT GCATTTGATGGGAGATTCTTTGAGTGCCCTTTCCGTGAAGGAACTGAAGCAGCTCGAGAACAGGCTCGAGCGCGGAATCACCAGAATTAGGTCCAAGAAG CATGAAATGCTGCTTGCTGAGATTGAGTACTCGCAGAAAAAG GAGATTGAGATGGAAAATGAAACTGTGTACCTTTGCACCAAG ATAGCTGAGATAGAGAGGATGGAACACGTGAATATGGTTATGGGCCAGGAGATGAATGCGATTCAGGTGTTGGCTTCCTGCAATTTCTTCCCTCCCAATATGTTGGAGGGTGGAAATTCCTACTCTCATCCCGATAAGAAACTCCATCTCGGGTATGAATCAATAATTCTATGCATACTAGTCTAG